The following proteins are encoded in a genomic region of Candidatus Bathyarchaeota archaeon:
- a CDS encoding RsmB/NOP family class I SAM-dependent RNA methyltransferase, with amino-acid sequence MPLLEALPLAIEALSWMESEGLSEKAAVAKAYKQLNIKKTEALKLGYMIVLETIKRKNFIEEVILKNMPIEAFSKLNFGLKNFLRIYVYWMKFKKASFKEAVSLANYAREIFGWRSFNELELALGKILITNLNEVLRGRSEEEKIALKAFHPKWFVKYCIKLMGKPQALKFFKANMNFKHVYLRLNTLKGNEEELKRRIESEGVELEELRDLTHVYLLKKTTKPLVKLEAYSKGLFYIQDKSSCLAVLAANPKPGNVIIDACAAPGGKTSFLAQLMENKGKIYSLDYSKERVKVWLMEMNRMNVKNTEMILCDITKPIPLKIEADVVLLDPPCTGTGTLMKNPSMKWRINLSLIKKFQNIQFKMLENCSKLVKVNGSLIYSTCSITLEENEFLIEKFLKLNPNFKLTLIKPFIGSLGFRGQNLCQRLYPHIHESEGFFIAKIEREF; translated from the coding sequence TTGCCTCTTTTAGAAGCTTTACCTTTAGCAATAGAAGCTTTAAGTTGGATGGAGAGTGAAGGTTTAAGCGAGAAAGCAGCTGTAGCTAAAGCATATAAGCAATTAAACATTAAGAAGACTGAAGCTTTAAAGCTAGGTTACATGATTGTTCTTGAAACAATTAAAAGAAAAAACTTTATAGAAGAAGTTATTTTAAAAAATATGCCTATAGAAGCTTTTTCTAAGTTAAATTTTGGATTAAAAAATTTTTTAAGAATTTACGTTTACTGGATGAAATTTAAAAAAGCCTCATTTAAAGAAGCGGTTTCCCTAGCTAATTATGCTAGAGAAATTTTTGGTTGGAGAAGCTTTAACGAATTAGAGTTAGCGCTTGGAAAAATTTTAATTACAAATCTAAATGAGGTTTTAAGAGGAAGAAGTGAAGAAGAAAAAATTGCTTTAAAAGCTTTTCATCCAAAATGGTTTGTTAAATACTGCATTAAATTAATGGGGAAGCCTCAAGCATTAAAATTTTTTAAAGCAAATATGAATTTTAAACATGTTTACTTAAGGTTAAATACTTTAAAAGGGAATGAAGAAGAATTAAAAAGAAGGATTGAAAGCGAAGGAGTTGAGCTGGAAGAGTTAAGAGATTTAACGCATGTATATCTTTTAAAGAAAACTACGAAGCCTCTTGTAAAGCTTGAAGCCTATTCTAAGGGTTTATTTTATATTCAAGATAAATCCAGCTGCCTAGCGGTTTTAGCAGCAAACCCTAAACCAGGAAACGTAATCATCGATGCTTGCGCTGCTCCCGGGGGGAAAACAAGCTTTTTAGCTCAATTAATGGAGAATAAAGGTAAAATCTATTCTTTAGATTATTCTAAAGAAAGAGTTAAAGTTTGGTTAATGGAAATGAATCGAATGAATGTAAAAAACACTGAAATGATTTTATGCGATATAACTAAGCCAATACCGTTAAAAATTGAAGCTGACGTTGTGCTTTTAGATCCACCATGCACAGGAACAGGAACATTAATGAAGAACCCATCTATGAAGTGGCGCATCAATTTATCTTTAATTAAAAAGTTTCAAAACATTCAGTTTAAAATGCTTGAAAACTGCAGTAAGCTTGTAAAAGTTAATGGAAGCTTAATTTACTCTACATGCTCTATAACGCTGGAGGAAAATGAGTTTTTAATAGAAAAATTTCTAAAGCTTAACCCTAACTTTAAGCTTACCTTAATAAAACCTTTTATTGGTTCTTTAGGGTTTAGAGGACAAAACTTATGTCAAAGATTATATCCGCATATCCATGAAAGCGAAGGATTTTTTATTGCAAAAATAGAGAGAGAATTTTAA